From Pirellulales bacterium, one genomic window encodes:
- the rpiB gene encoding ribose 5-phosphate isomerase B: MIIAVGCDHAGFALKKHVMAQVQAVGHSVLECGATTLVPDDDYPDYALAVAEAVRGEKAQRGIVVCGSGVGVSVAANKIPGIRAAMCHDTFSARQGVEDDSMNVLCLGARVIGPELANEVVRAYLGAEFSAATRHQRRLDKVMKIEADAIAGRL; this comes from the coding sequence ATGATCATCGCTGTTGGTTGTGACCATGCAGGATTTGCGTTGAAAAAACACGTGATGGCGCAGGTGCAAGCCGTCGGGCACAGCGTGCTGGAATGTGGAGCTACCACACTAGTGCCGGACGACGATTATCCTGATTACGCCTTAGCAGTGGCTGAGGCTGTGCGCGGCGAAAAAGCCCAGCGAGGCATTGTCGTCTGTGGCAGCGGAGTGGGAGTAAGTGTGGCGGCCAACAAAATTCCGGGCATTCGTGCGGCCATGTGTCACGATACTTTCTCCGCGCGCCAGGGTGTAGAAGACGATTCGATGAACGTGCTATGCCTGGGAGCACGTGTGATCGGTCCTGAATTGGCCAATGAGGTGGTTCGCGCGTATTTAGGAGCGGAATTCTCCGCTGCGACTCGCCATCAGCGACGGCTGGATAAAGTCATGAAGATCGAAGCCGACGCCATCGCTGGAAGACTCTGA
- a CDS encoding sigma-54 dependent transcriptional regulator has product MKKSTLLLVDDDRHVLTSMADWLREQDYKVDVAGDYASAVSAIERKAYDLLLVDIRLPDRDGFEILAFSRLRNPAVPVILLTGYGTVETAIEAIRAGAFDLLTKPLIDEELELAIHRALNQREVLEENKNLKAQLDLRFGIENVLGHDHRMRRIFDMIESVADTKATVLITGESGTGKSMVGRAMHRHSARRDKPFVEIACGALPETLLESELFGHVAGSFTGATGDKIGKFKLADGGTIFLDEISTASAAMQVKLLRVLQEFEFEPVGGTKTIHTDCRIILATNEDLSKAVAEGRFRQDLYYRVNVINIELPPLRERLSDIPLLAKHFLDEVCRESGRKVNGFAEDALTALQRYRWPGNVRELQNVVERAVLLGKTDVVQVEDLPPQLAVEAPISAHSELGHNLKQAMTAPEKQIIFEVLQRNGWNRQATALELGINRTTLYKKMKRLGLEDERFARK; this is encoded by the coding sequence ATGAAAAAAAGCACACTGCTGTTGGTTGACGACGACCGACATGTTCTGACTTCGATGGCGGATTGGTTGCGGGAACAAGATTACAAGGTAGACGTAGCCGGCGACTATGCTTCGGCAGTGTCGGCCATTGAACGTAAGGCATATGACCTGCTGTTGGTCGACATTCGGCTGCCCGATCGCGATGGTTTTGAAATACTGGCATTTTCACGTCTCCGCAATCCGGCGGTGCCAGTAATTTTGCTCACCGGTTACGGAACGGTGGAAACGGCGATCGAAGCTATTCGGGCTGGGGCGTTCGATTTACTCACCAAACCATTGATCGATGAAGAGCTGGAGTTAGCCATTCACCGCGCCCTCAATCAGCGCGAAGTGTTAGAGGAAAACAAGAATTTGAAGGCCCAGCTTGATCTGCGGTTTGGAATTGAAAACGTGCTCGGACACGATCATCGCATGCGGCGTATTTTCGACATGATCGAAAGCGTTGCCGACACAAAAGCCACCGTGTTAATCACTGGCGAAAGCGGCACTGGCAAATCGATGGTTGGTCGGGCCATGCATCGCCATAGCGCCCGGCGAGACAAGCCGTTTGTGGAAATTGCTTGCGGCGCCTTGCCCGAAACGCTCTTGGAAAGCGAGCTGTTCGGGCACGTAGCCGGTTCATTCACTGGCGCAACGGGTGATAAAATTGGCAAATTCAAGCTGGCCGATGGCGGCACGATTTTTTTGGATGAAATCAGCACGGCCAGTGCAGCCATGCAGGTTAAGTTGTTGCGAGTCTTGCAAGAGTTCGAATTCGAACCCGTTGGCGGCACCAAAACCATTCATACTGATTGCCGGATAATACTGGCCACAAATGAAGATCTCTCCAAAGCCGTGGCCGAGGGACGCTTCCGACAGGATTTGTATTACCGTGTGAACGTAATCAATATCGAACTGCCGCCGCTACGAGAACGATTGAGCGACATTCCGTTATTAGCAAAGCATTTCCTGGACGAAGTTTGCCGCGAATCGGGCCGAAAAGTGAACGGTTTTGCCGAAGATGCCCTCACCGCTTTGCAACGATACCGCTGGCCCGGCAATGTACGAGAGTTGCAAAACGTGGTCGAACGCGCCGTGCTGCTGGGAAAAACCGACGTAGTGCAAGTGGAAGATTTACCTCCGCAATTGGCGGTAGAAGCCCCGATTTCTGCACATTCCGAGCTTGGTCACAACCTGAAACAGGCGATGACCGCGCCGGAAAAGCAAATCATTTTCGAAGTGCTGCAGCGAAATGGCTGGAACCGACAAGCCACTGCGTTGGAATTGGGCATCAACCGCACCACGTTGTACAAAAAAATGAAGCGGCTGGGTTTGGAAGATGAACGCTTTGCACGGAAGTAA